A single genomic interval of Helianthus annuus cultivar XRQ/B chromosome 6, HanXRQr2.0-SUNRISE, whole genome shotgun sequence harbors:
- the LOC110882697 gene encoding PAX-interacting protein 1-like, translating into MQTQRMDKLILRLHADWLQSCGEACRNIDEKSFILRDPKKEKEFGFSLPTSLAHARQNPLLKGHRVLITPNTKPGKDILSYLVKAVHGVAIQRMGRSLWNNDKVPEGLLILSCEEDYAVCLPFLEEGSNRFRDLERNVGRSLSEKITFNGFFRYSGRISSKRLPPEEDYIVLGILLQSYR; encoded by the exons ATGCAAACTCAACGAATGGACAAACTAATTCTGCGACTGCACGCTGACTGGCTCCAAAGCTGTGGTGAAGCTTGTCGTAACATTGATGAAAAAAGTTTCATATTGAGAGACCCTaagaaagaaaaagaatttggTTTTAGTCTTCCGACTTCATTGGCCCATGCCCGCCAAAATCCACTTTTAAAA GGACATAGAGTCTTGATTACACCAAATACAAAACCCGGTAAAGATATATTATCCTACTTGGTCAAAGCAGTTCATGGTGTG GCAATTCAGCGAATGGGCAGAAGTTTATGGAACAATGACAAAGTTCCCGAGGGTTTATTGATTCTATCATGTGAAGAAGATTATGCAGTTTGTTTACCTTTTCTTGAAGAAG GGTCTAATAGATTCAGGGATTTGGAACGTAATGTTGGTCGAAGTTTATCCGAAAAGATAACGTTTAATGGATTCTTTAGATACTCGGGTCGAATATCGAGCAAGAGACTGCCACCCGAAGAAGATTATATAGTGTTGGGGATTCTGCTACAGAGTTATCGttaa